One Desulfobulbus oligotrophicus DNA segment encodes these proteins:
- the purM gene encoding phosphoribosylformylglycinamidine cyclo-ligase, whose amino-acid sequence MTQSSSKYSEAGVDIDKGNLFVSRIKNIVAETHGPGVLSHIGGFSGLFSLSNEKLKDPVLVASTDGVGTKLAVAKLCNKHDTIGIDLVAMCVNDVVVSGAKPLFFLDYFACNALDLKVAADVVRGIATGCKQANCSLIGGETAEMPGLYQPGDYDLAGFVVGICDADAIIDGSNIRAGDKIIGLASSGFHSNGYSLVRKVFFEELGKNVDDYITPLGCTVGEELLRPTRIYADSMMSIVQHFAVKGVIHITGGGFIDNIPRILPKGCTARINAGSWPILPCFTYLQEMGGITPGEMYRTYNMGIGMMVIVSASDVENIQRQFRDHGEQPYLIGEIQSAETGSDQQIFIDGVY is encoded by the coding sequence ATGACTCAATCTTCCTCAAAATACAGCGAAGCCGGCGTCGATATTGACAAAGGCAATCTTTTTGTCTCCAGGATCAAAAACATTGTTGCCGAAACCCATGGCCCGGGTGTCCTTTCGCATATCGGCGGGTTTTCCGGATTATTTTCCCTCAGCAATGAAAAACTTAAAGATCCGGTGCTCGTTGCCTCAACTGATGGTGTCGGCACCAAACTGGCAGTGGCCAAGCTCTGTAACAAGCACGATACCATCGGCATTGATCTGGTGGCCATGTGCGTTAACGATGTGGTTGTGAGCGGTGCCAAGCCATTGTTTTTTCTTGATTACTTTGCCTGTAACGCCTTAGATCTCAAAGTGGCTGCCGATGTGGTGCGCGGGATTGCCACAGGCTGTAAACAGGCAAACTGCTCGCTCATCGGTGGCGAAACAGCCGAAATGCCAGGCTTATACCAACCCGGAGATTACGATCTGGCCGGTTTTGTGGTCGGTATTTGCGACGCCGACGCCATCATTGACGGCAGTAACATCCGTGCAGGTGACAAGATAATCGGTCTGGCATCTTCCGGTTTTCATTCCAACGGTTATTCACTGGTGCGCAAGGTCTTCTTTGAAGAGCTTGGTAAAAATGTTGACGATTATATCACCCCCCTGGGTTGCACTGTCGGTGAAGAACTCCTGCGTCCGACCAGAATATATGCTGACAGCATGATGAGTATTGTGCAGCATTTTGCAGTCAAAGGAGTCATCCATATCACCGGCGGCGGATTTATCGATAATATCCCCCGTATCCTGCCGAAAGGCTGTACTGCCCGCATCAATGCGGGCAGTTGGCCGATCCTCCCCTGCTTCACGTATCTGCAGGAAATGGGAGGCATAACTCCTGGCGAGATGTATCGGACCTATAATATGGGCATCGGTATGATGGTTATCGTTTCTGCCAGTGATGTTGAGAACATACAGCGCCAATTTCGTGACCATGGTGAGCAGCCTTACCTGATTGGTGAAATCCAATCAGCCGAAACCGGCAGCGACCAACAGATATTTATCGATGGTGTATACTGA
- a CDS encoding response regulator codes for MHVFPFNKMHKDSDSETIRRVLLLSVFLGLGIFLLVAMGVVAFVQNAVWLAFADFVTASLVFLLLVYLYKTGDEPTASRVGVFAIGVFFCVLFFIGGVSATAFMWLYTFPLLSLYLLGMLQGIAAALVLCAFCAGFLAVDLSSDLLNVYTRDFAIRFIPSYLVVCVLAFLVEKSRYESWKAMFDKQQLLSQTVQELQIKEAELQESRNNLELRVSQRTEELEQANEQLRIEIKEREEAQQEQARLEADLLRAQKMETLGRLAGGVAHDLNNVLSGIVNYPELLLLKLPPDDEMRGPLQSIRRAGLKAAAIVQDLLALARRAITIKENVYLNDIITTHLQSLEYISLQNQYPDVVLTVDLDPDLHNIFGSAVHLEKVIMNLLVNSFEAVTNEGKILLKTENRYVDHPVYGFETVQPGQYVLLIITDNGIGIPAESLNLIFEPFYSSKEIGHSGTGLGMTVVWGTVKDLDGYLDVVSQADRGTTITLYLPVHEGVENEPDTKQLPAIMRGNGETLLLVDDEPEQRILGQKLLSILGYTMETVSSGEEALEFLKDHAVDLVLLDMIMGTGLDGLDTYRRILETRPEQKVVIVSGYAETERTRIAMDLGANGYIQKPYTLENLSTIIYGTIQS; via the coding sequence ATGCATGTTTTCCCTTTCAATAAAATGCATAAAGACAGTGATAGTGAAACCATACGAAGGGTTCTGCTTCTGTCTGTTTTTCTCGGTCTCGGTATTTTTCTTCTCGTTGCCATGGGCGTGGTTGCATTTGTTCAGAATGCAGTGTGGCTCGCCTTTGCTGATTTTGTTACCGCATCCCTTGTTTTTCTTCTCCTTGTTTATCTGTATAAAACCGGTGATGAGCCAACCGCATCCAGGGTCGGAGTGTTTGCTATCGGCGTATTCTTCTGTGTCCTGTTTTTTATCGGAGGTGTGAGTGCAACTGCGTTCATGTGGCTTTATACCTTCCCTCTGCTTTCTTTATACCTGCTTGGTATGTTGCAGGGAATAGCTGCTGCTCTGGTTCTTTGTGCCTTCTGCGCGGGTTTTCTTGCCGTTGATCTGTCCTCTGATCTTCTGAATGTGTACACACGGGATTTTGCCATTCGTTTTATTCCCAGTTATCTGGTCGTCTGTGTTTTGGCATTTCTTGTGGAAAAAAGTCGCTATGAATCGTGGAAAGCAATGTTTGATAAACAGCAGCTGCTGTCTCAAACTGTACAGGAACTTCAGATAAAGGAAGCAGAACTGCAGGAAAGTCGAAACAATTTAGAGCTGCGGGTCAGTCAGAGAACAGAAGAGTTGGAGCAGGCCAATGAACAGCTTCGCATTGAGATTAAAGAGCGTGAGGAAGCACAACAGGAGCAGGCCCGGCTGGAAGCTGATCTGCTCAGGGCCCAGAAAATGGAGACTTTAGGTCGGCTGGCCGGTGGTGTGGCTCATGATCTGAACAATGTGTTATCAGGAATTGTTAATTATCCCGAATTACTTCTGCTGAAGTTGCCCCCGGATGATGAAATGCGAGGGCCGTTGCAAAGCATCCGTCGAGCCGGCCTGAAGGCCGCGGCAATCGTTCAGGATCTCCTGGCATTAGCGCGACGGGCAATAACCATTAAAGAGAATGTTTATTTAAATGATATCATCACCACTCACCTGCAGAGCCTTGAGTATATTTCGCTTCAGAATCAGTACCCTGATGTTGTTCTCACCGTTGATCTGGATCCGGATCTACACAACATTTTCGGCTCTGCTGTCCACCTTGAGAAAGTAATTATGAATCTTCTTGTCAACAGCTTTGAGGCGGTGACGAACGAAGGAAAAATACTGTTGAAAACTGAAAACCGGTATGTTGATCACCCTGTTTACGGGTTTGAGACTGTTCAACCCGGTCAATATGTGTTGCTTATCATCACGGATAACGGCATCGGCATTCCCGCTGAAAGCTTGAATCTGATTTTTGAACCCTTTTATTCCAGCAAGGAGATCGGGCACAGTGGAACCGGGTTGGGGATGACCGTGGTGTGGGGGACGGTAAAAGACCTGGACGGATACCTGGATGTGGTGAGTCAGGCCGACAGGGGAACCACCATTACACTCTACCTGCCTGTTCATGAAGGTGTTGAGAACGAACCAGACACAAAACAGTTGCCTGCGATCATGCGAGGCAATGGAGAGACCTTGCTTTTGGTTGATGACGAACCGGAGCAGCGCATACTCGGACAGAAGTTACTGAGTATTCTTGGGTATACAATGGAGACGGTCTCCAGTGGAGAAGAAGCGCTTGAATTTTTGAAAGACCACGCTGTGGACCTTGTCCTTCTTGACATGATCATGGGAACAGGATTAGACGGTTTAGATACCTATCGGCGTATTCTTGAAACTCGACCTGAACAAAAAGTCGTTATTGTCAGCGGTTACGCCGAAACTGAACGAACACGAATCGCAATGGATCTGGGGGCGAACGGTTACATACAAAAACCCTATACACTTGAGAATTTGAGTACCATAATTTATGGAACTATACAGAGTTAG
- a CDS encoding PAS domain S-box protein has translation MHKSELTLFIEIYENASIPIALAQMSKEIPGINEGVYINKHDIDHKETDNILIWINKSFNKLFNNEDHISKEHNKNEKIIIFSRYLSDYIKYNKNYVSENISFEYVLNDENHIRKLMVTADILDAKKYIYQIYIFDITNYFNTEVIFNEFINKHYLLLKYISDSIVLFDTNDFNIIEVSEKLYSLIDEQRSFAGVHISYLFDTDNYNLFTDFLYKKKKNIYKDDEKIKLFISSKNGTQVPVELNIFHSTFDNNNVAQLVISDLRDIFKLEEGKKLLATAIDQSAESIVITDVNGNIQYVNPCFEKISGYSEYEVLGKNPKFLQSGQTPHETYKLMWHEISHGRVWRGILENRAKKGTIYKEDVTVTPVKDHNGIITNFVAVKRDITQNLMLEEQVRQSQKIQAIGTLAGGIAHDFNNILTAIVGYTELSMALCEKDSLMHNNLNEIIKGTDRAAHLISQIMTFSRKSEKNISTIELDAIVQEVVSLMRVLVPDNVQILYKNYEKFHVKADPTQMHQVIMNLCTNACQSLEGTPGTISIKLSKTELSHKKGVEIGNLPKGSYICLQIEDNGAGIPKEYLHRIYEPFFTTKKLHQGTGLGLAVVYGIVNDHRGAIHVDSTPGKGTVFTIYLPETAAPNGVSRTLTRPAGKTHQGIILIVDDEESNVKFISQILIHLGYKVISSHSCADAHQLCKDNQYNFDLVITHQGTTEFSGSDLIQHITHFNPKIRVIFCLGYGEDISTDDYPHLDIVGFLRKPLNAHQLVQEVTKVMQMDRQ, from the coding sequence ATGCATAAGAGCGAATTAACATTGTTTATTGAGATATATGAAAATGCAAGCATTCCAATTGCTTTAGCTCAAATGAGCAAAGAAATACCTGGAATAAATGAAGGTGTCTATATCAACAAACATGATATTGATCACAAGGAGACAGATAATATTCTTATCTGGATCAATAAATCATTTAATAAGTTATTTAATAACGAAGATCATATATCAAAAGAACATAATAAAAACGAAAAAATTATTATATTCAGTCGCTACTTATCTGATTATATTAAATATAACAAAAATTATGTATCAGAAAACATTTCGTTTGAATACGTCTTAAATGATGAGAATCATATCCGTAAGCTTATGGTAACGGCAGATATACTCGATGCAAAAAAATATATATATCAAATATATATCTTCGATATAACAAACTATTTCAACACAGAAGTAATATTTAATGAATTTATCAATAAACACTATCTATTATTAAAATATATCAGTGATTCTATAGTATTATTCGATACAAATGATTTCAATATAATAGAGGTGTCAGAAAAACTCTATTCATTGATTGATGAACAAAGATCATTTGCTGGTGTTCACATATCTTACCTTTTTGACACAGATAACTATAATCTGTTCACAGACTTTTTATATAAAAAAAAGAAAAATATATACAAAGACGATGAAAAGATAAAACTGTTTATATCCTCTAAAAACGGAACACAAGTTCCTGTTGAGCTGAATATATTTCACTCAACATTTGATAACAACAATGTAGCGCAACTGGTAATCAGTGACCTTCGAGACATATTTAAACTCGAAGAGGGGAAAAAATTACTGGCAACAGCTATTGATCAATCTGCAGAATCGATAGTAATAACAGATGTTAATGGAAATATACAGTATGTCAATCCATGCTTTGAAAAGATAAGTGGTTATTCAGAATATGAGGTGTTAGGAAAAAATCCGAAATTTCTGCAATCCGGGCAGACGCCTCATGAGACCTATAAATTGATGTGGCATGAAATAAGTCATGGACGGGTGTGGCGCGGGATATTGGAGAACCGGGCAAAAAAAGGAACGATCTACAAGGAAGATGTCACTGTAACTCCAGTTAAGGATCATAACGGAATTATAACAAACTTCGTTGCAGTGAAAAGAGATATCACACAAAATCTCATGCTTGAAGAACAAGTCCGTCAATCGCAAAAAATACAGGCCATTGGAACTCTGGCAGGCGGGATAGCTCATGACTTCAACAACATCCTCACTGCTATTGTCGGCTACACTGAACTCTCCATGGCACTGTGCGAAAAAGACTCGTTAATGCACAATAACTTGAATGAAATAATAAAGGGAACCGACAGAGCAGCGCATCTCATCTCTCAAATAATGACCTTCAGTCGTAAGAGTGAAAAAAACATCTCAACCATTGAACTGGATGCAATCGTTCAAGAAGTTGTCAGTCTGATGAGGGTGCTTGTTCCTGACAATGTACAGATACTGTACAAAAATTATGAGAAATTCCATGTAAAAGCTGATCCGACCCAGATGCATCAGGTGATAATGAATCTCTGTACAAATGCATGCCAATCTTTAGAGGGTACCCCTGGAACCATTTCCATAAAACTTTCCAAAACAGAACTCTCCCATAAGAAGGGTGTTGAAATAGGCAATTTACCGAAAGGATCGTACATCTGTCTGCAGATAGAGGATAATGGGGCCGGCATACCTAAAGAGTATCTGCATAGAATTTACGAACCATTCTTTACAACAAAAAAACTGCATCAGGGCACAGGATTAGGCCTTGCTGTTGTTTATGGCATTGTTAATGATCATCGAGGTGCAATACATGTGGACTCAACTCCCGGCAAAGGAACTGTTTTTACAATTTACCTTCCCGAAACAGCTGCTCCAAATGGAGTATCCAGAACTCTTACACGTCCTGCGGGTAAAACTCACCAGGGCATCATTTTAATAGTTGATGATGAAGAATCCAATGTTAAATTTATCTCCCAGATATTAATACACCTCGGATACAAGGTCATATCTTCTCATTCATGTGCAGATGCGCATCAATTATGCAAAGATAATCAGTATAATTTTGACCTTGTCATAACGCATCAGGGAACAACAGAGTTCAGCGGCTCCGATCTTATCCAGCACATTACCCACTTTAATCCGAAAATTCGCGTTATCTTCTGTCTTGGTTATGGTGAAGACATTTCCACAGATGATTATCCCCACCTGGATATCGTTGGCTTTCTACGCAAACCTTTAAATGCACATCAGTTAGTTCAAGAAGTTACAAAGGTTATGCAGATGGATCGACAGTAA
- a CDS encoding IS5 family transposase: protein MRGPDIQQQKLFSYLSPESRVPQTHPLRPIRIMADKALKELSPVFRELYSRTGRPSIPPEQLLRSLLLQILYSIRSERMLVEQLDYNLLFRWFVGLSMDEAIWDHSVYSKNRERILHSDLAVMFLRSICSQAEAAGLLSDDHFTVDGTLIETWASLKSFRPKDEEPPVSTGGNRNPAVDFHGKKRRNDTHASVTDPESRLFRKGKGKEARLCFMGHVLMENRNGLVVDTRLTQATGTAEREAALSMASDIPGTHRVTIGADKGYDCKEFVDDLRSLTVTPHVAQKVKGSAIDGRTTRHAGYAVSRKKRKRVEEIFGWMKTVAWLRKARYKGEEKIDWLFTLSAAAYNMVRMRNLGVVASG from the coding sequence ATGCGCGGTCCTGACATTCAGCAACAAAAATTGTTCAGCTATCTCTCCCCCGAATCCCGGGTTCCCCAAACGCATCCCCTGCGCCCTATCCGAATCATGGCTGATAAAGCGCTGAAGGAACTCTCTCCCGTGTTTCGGGAACTCTACTCACGAACAGGACGACCATCGATTCCGCCCGAGCAACTGCTTCGCTCCCTGCTGCTGCAAATCCTTTATTCGATCCGGAGCGAGCGGATGTTGGTGGAACAGCTTGATTACAATCTTCTTTTTCGCTGGTTTGTCGGCCTGTCCATGGATGAAGCAATTTGGGATCACTCCGTCTATTCCAAAAACAGGGAGCGCATTCTGCACAGTGATCTTGCGGTGATGTTCTTGCGATCCATCTGTTCCCAAGCCGAGGCAGCCGGACTCTTGTCTGACGACCATTTCACCGTTGACGGCACACTGATCGAAACGTGGGCATCGCTGAAGAGCTTTCGGCCCAAAGATGAGGAGCCTCCGGTCTCTACCGGCGGCAACCGCAATCCGGCAGTGGATTTCCACGGGAAAAAGCGTCGCAATGACACGCACGCATCGGTCACCGATCCAGAATCCCGGCTGTTCAGAAAAGGAAAAGGCAAGGAGGCCAGGCTCTGCTTCATGGGGCATGTGCTGATGGAAAATCGGAACGGTTTGGTCGTCGATACCCGCCTGACCCAGGCAACCGGGACGGCGGAGCGCGAGGCCGCCCTTTCCATGGCTTCGGATATTCCGGGCACACATCGAGTCACCATCGGCGCGGACAAAGGGTATGACTGCAAGGAGTTCGTCGATGACCTGCGCAGCCTGACCGTTACTCCACATGTAGCACAGAAAGTCAAAGGCTCCGCCATCGATGGCCGGACCACCCGTCATGCAGGTTATGCCGTGAGTCGGAAGAAACGCAAACGGGTGGAAGAGATATTTGGCTGGATGAAGACCGTCGCCTGGTTGCGCAAAGCCAGGTACAAGGGTGAGGAAAAGATTGACTGGCTCTTCACGCTCTCAGCGGCAGCCTACAACATGGTCCGAATGCGTAATCTGGGGGTAGTTGCCTCCGGGTAG
- a CDS encoding DNA internalization-related competence protein ComEC/Rec2 gives MNRLARLCSDNLLISVVVCYMAGAGCAFWFNDFLSPLPVNVIAPALLIFCLLLALCIQSRFRFFIALPFFMVSGVLHTHGALQPVTDSHHIAQLVAQPAKVTLAGNIATMLETNNERTRFTLDCESVLFHSSDQDTAFQPVRGSVLLSIREEISSRYVPGTKVMVIATVDRVRNYQTPGAFDYRLQMASRGIHCSGWIGSQQEIIPLSGGRISGWQAIVYRLEEVRQNTANFLDQHLPSRVSGIYQALLIGSVANISPDTMEAFKANGCFHILSISGLHFSLLGFFCVGVFTFVLKRSTWLLVHTHVPTVALLLTAPILILYTFIAGFNIPTIRSLITALLVLYAVLLRRQQTLVHLIAAAALIVLAFNPLALFTPSFQLSFAAVLAINLIYPRLPLFAENPSDQATTAFMMTALRFVQSMFYVSIAATIGTLPFMLYHFNRVSVVGPIMNLLIEPLLCLWALPCGLLAVPLIPLVPDVAVWILEAGQPGIALALWLSEAIMRFPYTSLWTITPHLVEIVVFFGAAILWFRQGSTVVPRLAAMTLTFLLLGSFTSSLWLKEKDRPLSVSFLDVGQGSATLIQFPDGTNTLVDGGGSQSDLFNPGSSLIAPFLWGRRIWRVHDVIISHPHEDHYNGLPFIVERFSPTRLIVNGERGEEPAYTHLLQLAEQKGIPLHTANSGEVIRHSADVTFTCLGMNGLRGTGSRLSINNRSLVFRLQSGDHSYLFPADIELVAENILLRNRLQFDADILLAPHHGSKTSTGPAFLQAVNPKFIVVSASQRRYGRFPDSEHVRTWRQRDIQVLITGQDGTVECISDKKRLRVSTFGGKKYDFSK, from the coding sequence ATGAACAGGCTGGCCCGTCTTTGTTCTGACAACCTGCTGATAAGCGTTGTTGTCTGCTACATGGCCGGGGCTGGTTGTGCCTTTTGGTTCAATGATTTTCTTTCTCCACTGCCTGTCAATGTCATCGCTCCGGCTCTGCTGATTTTCTGCCTTCTTCTGGCGCTGTGTATCCAGTCCCGATTCCGGTTTTTTATTGCGCTCCCTTTTTTCATGGTATCAGGGGTTCTGCACACCCATGGGGCACTGCAACCTGTCACGGATTCCCATCACATTGCACAGCTTGTTGCTCAACCGGCCAAAGTTACCCTGGCCGGTAACATTGCGACCATGCTGGAAACCAACAACGAACGCACCAGGTTTACGCTTGATTGTGAATCCGTACTCTTCCATAGCTCTGATCAGGATACCGCCTTTCAACCAGTTCGCGGTTCAGTATTGCTTTCCATACGTGAAGAGATCAGCTCTCGATATGTACCGGGAACAAAAGTCATGGTTATTGCAACGGTTGATCGAGTCCGCAACTATCAGACTCCCGGCGCATTTGACTATCGTCTGCAGATGGCCAGCAGGGGGATTCACTGTTCAGGATGGATAGGCTCTCAGCAAGAGATCATACCTCTGTCCGGAGGGCGGATTTCCGGTTGGCAGGCTATAGTCTACCGACTGGAGGAGGTGCGACAGAACACCGCCAACTTTCTTGATCAGCACTTGCCCAGCCGGGTTTCCGGGATCTATCAGGCACTCTTGATCGGCTCTGTGGCAAATATCTCGCCCGATACCATGGAGGCATTCAAGGCAAATGGCTGTTTTCATATACTCTCTATTTCAGGGCTGCATTTTAGTCTGCTCGGCTTTTTTTGTGTTGGAGTCTTCACCTTTGTCCTGAAACGCAGCACATGGCTGCTCGTGCATACCCATGTCCCGACGGTTGCGCTTCTTCTGACGGCTCCAATACTCATCTTGTATACGTTTATTGCCGGATTCAACATCCCCACGATCAGATCACTCATTACAGCCCTTCTCGTCCTTTATGCAGTTCTTCTTCGTCGACAGCAAACCCTCGTTCATCTGATTGCTGCGGCTGCCCTTATTGTACTCGCCTTCAATCCACTGGCTCTGTTTACCCCATCTTTTCAGCTGTCTTTTGCTGCGGTTCTGGCAATCAATCTTATCTATCCACGACTTCCCCTGTTTGCAGAAAACCCATCGGATCAAGCGACCACCGCTTTTATGATGACTGCTTTACGGTTTGTACAGTCCATGTTCTACGTTTCCATTGCAGCAACAATAGGGACTTTACCGTTTATGCTCTACCATTTTAACCGAGTGTCTGTTGTTGGGCCGATCATGAATCTCCTCATAGAACCGTTGCTTTGTCTGTGGGCTCTGCCATGTGGGCTGTTGGCCGTACCGTTGATCCCGCTTGTCCCGGATGTGGCCGTATGGATCCTGGAGGCTGGTCAACCGGGGATTGCACTTGCCCTGTGGTTGTCCGAAGCAATAATGCGGTTTCCTTACACCTCTTTGTGGACCATAACTCCACACCTTGTTGAGATTGTAGTCTTTTTTGGGGCGGCTATCCTTTGGTTTCGGCAAGGGTCAACTGTTGTCCCTCGTCTTGCCGCCATGACCCTTACCTTCCTTCTCCTGGGTTCTTTTACTTCTTCTTTATGGTTGAAGGAAAAAGACAGACCCTTATCTGTCAGTTTTCTTGATGTTGGTCAGGGATCTGCAACATTGATACAGTTTCCAGACGGTACCAATACCCTGGTTGACGGAGGCGGTTCTCAGTCTGATCTGTTTAATCCCGGTTCAAGCCTTATTGCTCCTTTTCTGTGGGGTAGGCGAATCTGGCGTGTGCACGATGTCATTATCAGTCATCCCCATGAAGACCATTACAATGGCCTGCCGTTTATTGTAGAGCGGTTTTCCCCAACCCGACTCATTGTCAACGGTGAAAGAGGGGAGGAGCCGGCTTACACGCATCTTCTCCAGTTGGCGGAGCAAAAGGGAATACCCCTGCATACAGCCAACTCAGGAGAGGTGATTCGTCACAGTGCAGACGTAACCTTTACCTGCCTTGGTATGAATGGCCTGCGAGGCACCGGTTCCCGGTTGAGTATCAACAACCGCAGCCTGGTTTTTCGCTTGCAGTCCGGTGACCACAGTTATCTTTTTCCAGCAGACATTGAGCTGGTTGCTGAAAATATACTGCTGCGGAATCGTCTTCAATTTGATGCGGATATTTTACTGGCCCCTCATCATGGCAGTAAAACTTCGACAGGGCCTGCGTTTCTGCAGGCAGTCAATCCAAAGTTCATTGTGGTTTCAGCGAGTCAGCGGCGGTATGGGAGGTTTCCCGACTCGGAGCATGTACGCACCTGGCGGCAAAGAGACATCCAGGTGCTGATCACTGGACAAGATGGGACCGTTGAGTGCATAAGTGATAAAAAAAGACTGCGAGTCAGCACGTTTGGTGGAAAGAAATATGATTTTTCTAAGTGA
- a CDS encoding DUF2065 domain-containing protein, producing the protein MKLLVTLIGLVMILEGLPYVAAPESMQRWLRQILVLSPRQLRRLGGVAMAVGFLLCYLAQKTGLFS; encoded by the coding sequence ATGAAACTTCTTGTCACCCTTATAGGGCTGGTCATGATTCTTGAAGGGTTGCCGTATGTGGCCGCACCTGAATCCATGCAACGCTGGCTTCGTCAGATTCTGGTCTTGTCGCCTCGCCAACTCCGCCGGCTTGGGGGAGTGGCCATGGCAGTCGGATTTCTGCTCTGCTACCTTGCGCAAAAGACCGGTCTGTTCAGCTGA
- a CDS encoding IS5 family transposase, which translates to MQPKKQISSPQLDMFRNRRESILNHRHELYQLSRLIDWGVFESEFGKLYSEEGRPGLPIRLLVGLTYLSHAFNTSDEETVRRWVENPYHQYFCGEEYFCHALPIDPSSLSRWRKRIGEQGSELILKLTVQAGLASGAVAPTSLARVIVDTTVQEKAIAFPTDSRLYNRSRERLIKLAAVWGIRLRQSYSRLGRQALLKAGRYFHARQTRRARREVKRLKTYLGRVYRDIVRKIEGQQALGPVFHPELMLAGRLLTQQKQDKNKLYSLHAPEVECIAKGKAHKKYEFGVKVSVATANRDNFVVGMLAEPGNPYDGHTLGRAIEQVQRITGCLVERSFVDRGYRGHNLKDPQVLISGRRQGMTPQMKKELKRRSAVEPVIGHMKTDGKLGRNYLLGTLGDTINALLCGAGHNIRLILKKLRERLFLLFTGLLLALWCRFDGQKKGAGAIVPAI; encoded by the coding sequence ATGCAGCCGAAGAAGCAGATTTCCAGCCCCCAGTTGGACATGTTCCGTAACCGTCGGGAGAGTATTCTCAACCATCGTCATGAGTTGTACCAGCTAAGCAGACTGATTGACTGGGGAGTGTTTGAAAGCGAGTTTGGCAAGCTGTACTCTGAGGAAGGCCGGCCGGGGCTCCCGATTCGTTTGCTCGTAGGCCTGACCTACCTGAGTCATGCGTTCAACACGTCGGACGAAGAGACAGTACGGCGGTGGGTGGAGAACCCGTACCATCAATATTTCTGCGGGGAAGAGTACTTTTGTCATGCGTTACCGATCGATCCGTCTTCGTTGAGTCGCTGGCGGAAGAGGATAGGTGAGCAGGGATCGGAATTGATCCTGAAGCTGACTGTGCAGGCGGGCTTGGCGAGTGGAGCGGTTGCACCGACGAGTTTGGCGCGGGTCATTGTTGATACGACTGTTCAGGAAAAGGCCATTGCGTTTCCGACCGATTCACGATTGTACAACCGCAGTCGGGAACGACTGATCAAGTTGGCTGCGGTTTGGGGCATTCGTCTTCGGCAGAGTTACTCCCGTCTTGGACGTCAGGCCTTGTTGAAGGCCGGCCGGTATTTTCACGCCCGCCAAACCCGAAGAGCCCGTCGGGAGGTAAAACGGCTGAAGACCTATCTGGGCAGGGTGTATCGGGACATTGTGCGCAAGATCGAAGGGCAGCAGGCGCTTGGCCCTGTTTTTCATCCGGAGCTTATGCTGGCGGGGCGGTTGTTGACGCAGCAGAAACAGGACAAGAACAAGCTCTACAGCCTGCATGCACCGGAAGTCGAATGCATTGCCAAGGGCAAGGCACACAAGAAGTACGAGTTCGGGGTCAAGGTGAGCGTGGCCACCGCCAATCGAGACAACTTCGTGGTGGGCATGTTGGCTGAACCTGGCAATCCCTATGATGGCCACACCCTGGGCAGGGCCATTGAGCAGGTGCAGCGGATCACGGGTTGTTTGGTTGAGCGCAGCTTTGTTGACCGGGGTTACCGTGGTCACAACCTCAAAGACCCGCAGGTCTTGATCTCCGGTCGCAGACAGGGGATGACGCCGCAAATGAAAAAAGAACTGAAGAGGCGCAGCGCTGTTGAGCCGGTGATCGGTCACATGAAGACGGACGGCAAGCTTGGACGCAATTACCTGCTGGGTACGTTGGGTGACACCATCAATGCCCTGCTTTGCGGCGCAGGGCACAATATCCGCCTGATCCTCAAGAAGTTGAGGGAAAGGTTGTTTCTTCTTTTTACCGGATTGCTTTTGGCCCTCTGGTGCCGCTTCGATGGGCAAAAAAAGGGTGCCGGAGCGATCGTCCCGGCAATATGA